Within Paenibacillus sp. RUD330, the genomic segment CAGTCCAAGCTTATGCTCCATAATCTGTCCAGGCTGCACATTAAAGTGAGAGCAAATCTTGTCCACTATTTCCATAGACACATATTCGTCTTTACCTAGCTTGGCTAGGGTAGCGGTGGATAGACCTAGCTTTTCACGAAACTCAGTCTTGCTCAAGTCATTTTCAATCAACTTATGCCAAAGCGGCTTATATGAAAAAGGCATGCAATCAGTCCTTCCGGGAGGGTTCTGATGAGAGTATAAACCAGCTATATTTGCGAATGCAAATAAATAATTTGAAAGTATGAATTATATGGAAATCCAATATGTCGAATAGTGCAAATCACATAACTATATTGATGGGTTTTAGTTGGGAAAGTAAGTGAAAAATTAGGGTAAAAGTGTAAACCATTGTCCTCTAACCGTGTTATAGTTGTATCAGTGAGATATCGAGAGAGACACCGACGGAGCGTGAACGCTCTAATCCTTCAGCCGGCCCTATGAGGTCGGCTTTTTACATTCCGGTGCAAAGCTCCTCTCGTGATCGCGTACCTGATTTGCCGTGGGAATTTCCACCGGATGCCATGCATCAAACGCTTGTGGGTCTAGCCATCGAGCGCAATGTTATCTGAGACGGCCAGAAACGGCCCAAATTCGCGTTCTAGCGTCCGGTGCCTCTATTCGGATGGGGGCAACCGCAGAATCGATTCTAGGGCCTTGTTTTGGCCGTCTCCTTTTTACTGGTGACAAGCAAGAGCCTGCGCTTGCGGGCCTTGCCTCACATATACGGCATGCTGCTCCGGGCAGCCTCTGCTTGCTCTGCTCCAGCGTTTACGGCCGAGTGCCACTCGGTTCAGTTGGAGCGGGGCCGACATGCGGGTGCCGGCCCCTTCTCGGTTCGATTCCGGGAACCCGCTCATCTCCGTTCCCCCGGAGCATCATTCACGCCGGCCTGCGGAGTCCTTGGGAAGTCGCTATCGACATTCCCATCGGCTCAACCTTTCCTCCTTTCACCTGTGATCCCAACAGGACAAGGTTCGGCTCGGGAGCGCCTGTGACGAGCGCAAGTAATCGTCACCCTTTAATCGATGCTGTTGATCGACCCAACCGGGAGGGTGTTGCACCAAAGAGGGAGCCTGATAAGCTGCCTTAGCTGAGCGCCGATCGGCATCATCGATTAAAGGGAATTAGTGGGTATGCGTCGAAAGTACGAGGCGGGAGGCGAGGAAATGACTGTTGAAAAACGAAGGCTTTACAATACTGGGTATACAGGACCAGAGAAAGCCGTTAATTTCATGGAAGATGAAGATGGGAATTTTCATGTCGTTTATATCAAGGACGTCCACTACATTGAAGAAGAGAACCCTGAGGAGCCTGAACTGCTGAAGT encodes:
- a CDS encoding helix-turn-helix transcriptional regulator, with the protein product MPFSYKPLWHKLIENDLSKTEFREKLGLSTATLAKLGKDEYVSMEIVDKICSHFNVQPGQIMEHKLGLKE